In a single window of the Pseudomonas oryzihabitans genome:
- the gloB gene encoding hydroxyacylglutathione hydrolase, translating into MFDILPLRAFNDNYIWLITDTEKRQAVVVDPGDAAPVLTWLDDHPDWRLTDILITHHHNDHTGGIAALKQRSGARVAAPADERIAEVDLPLADNDRLEVLGATFEVLRVPGHTAGHIAFYLAGERPLLFSGDTLFSAGCGRLFEGTPSQMLASLRRLASLPDATEIYCGHEYTLSNLRFAQAVEPDSPAVQEALAETERLRDAQRPTLPSTLGRERHINPFLRTTERSVRQRLQEQREVAADASEDTFFAALRAWKDTF; encoded by the coding sequence ATGTTCGACATCCTTCCGCTGCGCGCTTTCAACGACAACTACATCTGGCTGATCACCGACACCGAGAAGAGACAGGCGGTCGTGGTCGATCCCGGCGACGCCGCACCGGTGCTGACCTGGCTCGATGACCACCCTGACTGGCGGCTGACCGACATCCTCATCACCCATCACCACAACGACCACACCGGCGGTATCGCCGCACTCAAGCAGCGCAGCGGTGCCCGAGTGGCGGCGCCAGCCGACGAGCGTATCGCCGAGGTCGACCTGCCGCTGGCGGACAACGATCGTCTGGAAGTCCTGGGCGCTACCTTCGAAGTCCTGCGAGTCCCTGGCCATACCGCCGGCCATATCGCCTTTTATCTCGCCGGCGAGCGACCGCTGCTGTTCAGCGGCGACACCCTCTTTTCCGCAGGCTGCGGTCGCCTCTTCGAGGGAACGCCTAGCCAGATGCTGGCCTCCCTACGCCGACTGGCCAGCCTGCCGGACGCCACCGAGATCTACTGCGGCCACGAATACACCCTGAGCAACCTGCGCTTCGCCCAGGCCGTGGAACCGGATAGCCCCGCCGTCCAGGAAGCCCTGGCCGAGACCGAGCGGCTACGTGACGCCCAACGCCCCACCCTACCCTCTACACTAGGTCGCGAACGCCACATCAATCCCTTCCTACGGACGACCGAGCGCAGCGTTCGGCAACGTTTGCAAGAGCAGCGCGAGGTGGCCGCGGATGCCTCGGAGGATACCTTTTTCGCGGCCCTGAGAGCCTGGAAGGACACGTTCTGA
- the rnhA gene encoding ribonuclease HI, whose product MSDDIVEVFTDGACKGNPGPGGWGALLKFKGAERELWGGEANTTNNRMELMAAIQALAALKRPCQIRLTTDSEYVMKGITQWLVNWKKRGWQTAAKQPVKNAELWQALDAQVQRHQIEWRWVRGHTGHPENERADQLANRGVDEVRQARQAAKV is encoded by the coding sequence ATGAGTGACGACATCGTCGAGGTCTTTACCGACGGCGCCTGCAAGGGTAATCCCGGGCCGGGTGGCTGGGGTGCCTTGCTGAAATTCAAGGGTGCGGAGCGCGAGCTCTGGGGCGGAGAAGCCAACACCACCAACAATCGCATGGAATTGATGGCGGCCATCCAGGCCCTGGCAGCGCTCAAGCGCCCCTGCCAGATCCGCCTGACCACTGATTCCGAGTATGTAATGAAGGGCATCACCCAGTGGCTGGTTAACTGGAAGAAGCGCGGCTGGCAGACCGCTGCGAAGCAGCCGGTGAAAAATGCCGAGTTGTGGCAAGCCCTGGATGCCCAGGTCCAGCGCCACCAGATCGAGTGGCGCTGGGTGCGCGGCCATACCGGTCACCCGGAGAACGAGCGGGCCGACCAGTTGGCCAATCGAGGCGTGGACGAAGTCAGACAGGCCAGGCAGGCCGCCAAGGTCTAG
- a CDS encoding ferrous iron transporter B — translation MSICRGLHVLRRYLEQLRSGQDEMPELLLPAINALRLAGGEPELSESYFFSVRLDQRPLISETTRLGMRERQAQARRMRQMYQIGLLGFLRDVNAVASLRLMARALERSAALLHDHVGGYLPWVAAATVEGFAQGRLTATRERKQLFARVDRELRQMLGNDLHEPARSTLKELLYLLALAGADSAHQQEVMNAYSIERLGFTDSQLEAGKKRLAGPGHAVMHSLSAAIREELETVKDLIDLIESEVRNAAVQHRAPLSDNVSRLYVQVGLLGKTLEMVGQENAGQVLQQCLPSISQLREKTFVLEDLSPLADALLLVESLVAHPEGQGSLIDVPLEADDVQVSVAHYQLGEAQALLHREAYKGLTDAKRAIGAFLDSRGDALHLATVPALLDTVRGALFFLGNPRAAELVRACTGYIQRCLIEGGQACEPATLEVLADALSSIEFFVESGGTEGQDGTPEILDIAAQSIRALGWTSAAA, via the coding sequence ATGTCGATTTGTCGGGGCCTGCATGTACTGCGCCGGTACCTGGAACAGTTGCGCAGCGGCCAGGACGAGATGCCCGAACTGCTGCTGCCCGCGATCAACGCCCTGCGCCTTGCCGGGGGCGAGCCCGAGCTTTCGGAAAGCTATTTTTTCAGCGTTCGTCTCGATCAGCGTCCGCTGATCAGCGAGACCACCCGACTCGGCATGCGTGAACGCCAGGCCCAGGCTCGCCGGATGCGGCAGATGTACCAGATCGGCCTGCTGGGATTCCTGCGTGACGTCAATGCCGTGGCCAGTCTCAGACTCATGGCGCGCGCCCTGGAACGATCCGCTGCACTGCTGCACGATCATGTTGGCGGCTATCTGCCCTGGGTCGCGGCCGCCACGGTCGAGGGGTTCGCCCAAGGCCGCCTGACCGCCACCCGCGAACGCAAGCAGCTATTCGCCCGTGTCGACCGCGAGTTGCGCCAGATGCTGGGCAATGATCTGCATGAGCCTGCGCGCAGCACCCTCAAGGAACTTCTCTACCTGCTGGCGCTGGCAGGGGCCGATAGCGCCCACCAGCAGGAAGTCATGAATGCCTACAGCATAGAGCGTCTCGGTTTCACCGATAGCCAGCTTGAAGCCGGCAAGAAGCGTCTGGCCGGTCCCGGTCATGCAGTCATGCATTCGCTGTCCGCAGCCATTCGCGAAGAGCTGGAGACGGTCAAGGACCTGATCGATCTCATCGAGAGCGAGGTGCGCAACGCCGCCGTGCAGCATCGTGCGCCGCTGTCCGACAATGTCTCCCGGCTGTATGTCCAGGTCGGCCTACTTGGCAAGACGCTGGAGATGGTTGGCCAGGAGAATGCCGGGCAGGTGTTGCAGCAGTGCCTGCCGAGCATCTCCCAGCTCCGGGAAAAGACCTTCGTACTCGAAGATCTCAGCCCCCTGGCCGACGCCTTGCTGCTCGTGGAAAGCCTGGTGGCTCATCCCGAAGGGCAGGGTTCCCTGATCGACGTTCCCCTGGAAGCCGACGATGTCCAGGTCAGTGTCGCCCACTATCAGCTCGGCGAAGCCCAGGCGTTGCTGCACCGTGAAGCCTACAAGGGCCTGACAGATGCCAAGCGCGCGATCGGCGCCTTCCTCGACTCCCGTGGCGATGCTCTGCACCTGGCCACGGTCCCCGCGCTGCTCGATACCGTACGGGGGGCGTTGTTCTTCCTGGGCAATCCACGTGCCGCTGAACTGGTACGGGCCTGTACCGGCTATATCCAGCGCTGCCTGATCGAAGGCGGCCAGGCCTGTGAGCCGGCCACCCTGGAAGTATTGGCCGACGCTCTCAGCAGCATCGAGTTCTTTGTCGAGAGTGGCGGTACCGAGGGCCAGGACGGTACGCCGGAAATCCTCGACATCGCGGCACAGAGCATTCGCGCCCTGGGTTGGACCTCGGCTGCCGCATGA
- the nudC gene encoding NAD(+) diphosphatase codes for MMAWQSGWFQTTQPATGWLVVHSGQSFLSRSTDVLFAPDDPHVQGLAGDRHGLGLWQDQPVTLLELDSPPDIEGCAWQPLRPLMLQSPHALFKLLGYANQIGTWARQHRFCGQCGTGTFALDGQRGLKCPNCQLTQYPRLSPSMIALITRGDEVLLARSPRFAPGVFSTLAGFVEPGESAEACVHREIMEEVGVTVGNLRYQGSQNWPYPHSLMLGYHVDYLDGDIRCQPEEIEDARWFHLNELPTLPPPFSISRYLIDLYRVERLGGTKPVLPD; via the coding sequence ATGATGGCCTGGCAGTCTGGTTGGTTTCAGACCACCCAACCCGCGACCGGCTGGCTGGTCGTCCATAGCGGTCAGTCCTTTCTCTCCCGGAGTACGGACGTGCTCTTCGCCCCGGACGATCCGCACGTCCAGGGCCTTGCTGGTGATCGTCATGGCTTGGGGCTCTGGCAGGATCAGCCCGTCACCTTGCTCGAACTGGATTCGCCACCGGACATCGAGGGCTGTGCCTGGCAGCCCCTTCGGCCCCTGATGCTGCAATCGCCCCATGCGCTGTTCAAGCTCCTGGGCTATGCCAATCAGATCGGTACCTGGGCACGCCAGCACCGCTTTTGCGGTCAGTGCGGCACAGGCACCTTCGCGCTGGATGGGCAGCGTGGCCTGAAATGCCCGAATTGCCAGCTGACCCAGTATCCGCGGTTATCCCCGAGCATGATCGCCCTGATCACCCGGGGTGACGAGGTCCTGCTGGCACGATCGCCGCGCTTCGCGCCAGGGGTCTTCAGTACCCTGGCGGGTTTCGTCGAGCCGGGCGAGTCGGCGGAAGCCTGCGTGCACCGGGAGATCATGGAAGAAGTGGGTGTCACGGTAGGCAACCTGCGCTACCAAGGTAGTCAGAACTGGCCCTATCCGCACTCGCTGATGCTGGGGTACCACGTCGATTACCTGGATGGCGATATCCGTTGCCAGCCGGAAGAGATCGAAGATGCCCGCTGGTTCCACCTGAACGAGCTGCCGACGCTACCGCCGCCGTTCTCCATCTCCCGCTATCTGATCGATCTCTATCGGGTCGAACGCCTAGGCGGGACCAAACCAGTGCTGCCAGATTAG
- the dnaQ gene encoding DNA polymerase III subunit epsilon encodes MRYVVLDTETTGMPVTDGHRVIEIGGVEVIGRRLTGRHFHVYLNPDRQIDEGAIAVHGITDEFVADKPRFAEIADSFFEFIEGAELVIHNAPFDVGFINMEFARLGVHSERADITQHCSVLDTLVMARGRHPGQRNSLDALCKRYGVDNSNRELHGALLDAEILADVYLAMTGGQTSLSLAAHGQEGNGDGNYVMPIKRLPADRQRTRVISATAEDLDAHAARMAAIEKSCGRVPLWLSTPGAE; translated from the coding sequence ATGAGATACGTAGTGCTGGATACCGAAACCACCGGCATGCCGGTGACCGATGGGCATAGGGTCATCGAGATCGGGGGGGTGGAAGTCATTGGCCGGCGTCTGACCGGGCGGCATTTCCATGTCTATCTCAATCCGGATCGGCAGATCGACGAGGGTGCCATCGCGGTCCACGGCATCACCGACGAGTTCGTCGCCGACAAGCCACGCTTCGCCGAGATCGCCGACAGCTTCTTCGAATTCATCGAAGGCGCGGAACTGGTCATCCATAACGCGCCCTTCGACGTGGGCTTCATCAATATGGAGTTCGCGCGCCTGGGTGTTCACTCCGAGCGGGCCGATATCACCCAGCATTGCTCGGTCCTCGATACCCTGGTCATGGCGCGCGGTCGCCATCCCGGTCAGCGCAACAGCCTGGACGCCCTCTGCAAGCGCTATGGCGTAGACAATTCCAACCGCGAACTGCACGGCGCACTGCTCGACGCCGAGATTCTCGCCGACGTCTACCTGGCCATGACCGGTGGCCAGACCAGCCTGTCGTTGGCCGCGCATGGGCAGGAGGGCAATGGTGATGGCAACTACGTCATGCCGATCAAGCGCCTACCAGCCGATCGCCAGCGGACCCGGGTCATCAGCGCCACCGCGGAGGATCTCGATGCCCATGCCGCCCGTATGGCAGCGATCGAAAAGAGCTGCGGCAGGGTACCACTCTGGCTATCCACGCCTGGCGCTGAGTGA
- the fabI gene encoding enoyl-ACP reductase FabI, with protein sequence MGFLAGKRVLIVGVASKLSIASGIAAAMHREGAELAFTYQNEKLKGRVEEFAAGWGSNPELCFPCDVADDAQIEAVFAALAKKWDGLDCIVHSVGFAPGDQLDGDFTAVTTRDGFKIAHDISAYSFVALAKAGREMMRGRNGSLLTLSYLGAERTMPNYNVMGMAKASLEAGVRYLAGSLGPEGTRVNAVSAGPIRTLAASGIKSFRKMLAANERQTPLRRNVTIDEVGNAGAFLCSDLASGISGEILYVDGGFNTTAMGQLNDDE encoded by the coding sequence ATGGGATTTCTCGCCGGTAAGCGCGTTCTCATCGTCGGCGTCGCCAGCAAGCTGTCCATTGCCTCCGGCATCGCCGCGGCCATGCACCGCGAGGGCGCCGAGCTGGCCTTCACCTACCAGAACGAGAAGCTCAAGGGTCGCGTCGAAGAATTCGCCGCAGGCTGGGGCTCGAACCCCGAGCTGTGCTTCCCGTGCGACGTCGCTGACGACGCCCAGATCGAAGCCGTGTTCGCCGCACTGGCGAAGAAGTGGGATGGCCTGGACTGTATCGTCCATTCCGTCGGCTTCGCTCCTGGCGATCAACTGGATGGCGACTTCACCGCTGTGACCACCCGTGACGGCTTCAAGATTGCCCACGACATCAGCGCCTACAGCTTCGTCGCCCTGGCCAAGGCCGGTCGCGAGATGATGCGTGGCCGCAACGGCAGCCTGCTGACCCTGTCCTACCTGGGTGCCGAGCGCACCATGCCCAACTACAACGTCATGGGCATGGCCAAGGCTAGTCTGGAAGCCGGTGTACGCTACCTGGCCGGCAGCCTGGGCCCGGAGGGTACTCGCGTCAACGCCGTGTCCGCCGGCCCCATCCGTACCCTGGCGGCCTCGGGCATCAAGAGCTTCCGCAAGATGCTGGCTGCCAACGAGCGCCAGACCCCCCTTCGTCGCAACGTGACCATCGATGAAGTGGGTAATGCCGGCGCCTTCCTGTGCTCGGATCTGGCCTCGGGCATCAGTGGCGAAATCCTCTACGTCGACGGCGGCTTCAACACCACCGCCATGGGCCAGCTCAACGACGACGAGTGA
- a CDS encoding helix-turn-helix domain-containing protein: protein MIRAAIAQGLTVNDAYPPIFKLYGEAQAWPAPDLLHCETIESRSRLHGWCIESHRHADLAQLLYVRRGRVRLQLEDWHGELSGPLLVVLPLLCVHAFAFDPAVEGFVITLPVPQLERLKQRCQRAGQGLFFKAERLVLANDDALWIDQLVSQLVAEYEGRRPGREVLLEALLDSLAIWLIRQHRHEQEVALPRRAEQHLGRFLALVEQHYREQWSLGRYAAALGISGVHLNSLCRQLAGASALAIVHQRLLLEARRRLTYTQASVAEVADLLGFADPAYFSRFFRRGTGQSPLSYRRLAGEELRR, encoded by the coding sequence ATGATTCGTGCGGCTATCGCCCAGGGGCTGACGGTGAACGACGCCTATCCACCCATTTTCAAGCTGTACGGCGAGGCTCAGGCCTGGCCGGCACCGGATCTGCTGCACTGCGAGACGATCGAGAGTCGCAGTCGGCTGCATGGCTGGTGCATCGAGAGCCATAGGCACGCGGATCTGGCCCAGTTGCTCTATGTACGCCGGGGCAGGGTGCGATTGCAGCTGGAGGATTGGCACGGCGAGCTGTCCGGGCCCTTGCTGGTGGTGCTACCCCTGCTGTGCGTGCACGCCTTCGCCTTCGATCCAGCGGTCGAAGGCTTCGTGATCACCTTGCCGGTCCCGCAGCTGGAGCGCCTGAAGCAACGCTGCCAGAGAGCCGGACAGGGCCTGTTCTTCAAGGCAGAGCGCCTGGTGCTGGCCAATGACGACGCCCTGTGGATCGACCAGCTCGTCAGTCAGCTCGTCGCGGAATACGAAGGGCGCCGGCCGGGACGCGAAGTGCTGCTCGAAGCCCTGCTCGATAGCCTGGCGATCTGGCTCATTCGGCAACATCGACATGAGCAGGAGGTAGCCTTGCCACGTCGCGCCGAACAGCACCTGGGTCGCTTCCTGGCGCTGGTGGAGCAGCATTATCGCGAGCAGTGGAGTCTCGGCCGCTATGCGGCGGCGCTCGGTATCTCAGGCGTGCATCTGAACAGTCTGTGCCGGCAGCTGGCGGGTGCCTCGGCCCTGGCCATCGTGCACCAGCGCCTGTTGCTGGAAGCGCGGCGCAGGCTGACCTATACCCAGGCATCGGTAGCGGAGGTAGCTGATCTGCTCGGCTTTGCCGACCCGGCCTATTTCTCGCGCTTCTTTCGCCGCGGCACCGGGCAGAGTCCGCTCAGCTATCGACGTCTTGCGGGCGAGGAATTGCGGCGCTGA
- a CDS encoding formate/nitrite transporter family protein has translation MKRDQERDEEPRQSGESTPEDPELSREEEEDVDENQLPRAVVLHEIIRTQGDHELERTLAALFWSALAAGLTMGLSLMAMGLLNANLPEGGYTKIIASFGYSAGFLAVILARQQLFTENTLTAVLPVMSEPTLHNFGRLARLWSVVLVGNLLGTILVAYVVLHLPLFDAKTDAKFLQIGTHVMENDVSAMFAKGIVSGWMIATMVWMLPAAENARIWIIVLITYLMALGDFTHIVVGSVEVAYLVFAGEASWGDFWLTFAGPTLAGNIVGGSLIFALISHAQVRSET, from the coding sequence ATGAAGCGAGACCAGGAGCGTGACGAAGAACCTCGACAGAGCGGGGAGTCCACTCCGGAAGATCCGGAGCTGAGTCGCGAAGAAGAGGAGGATGTCGACGAAAACCAGTTGCCACGTGCCGTGGTGCTGCACGAGATCATTCGTACCCAGGGTGATCACGAGCTGGAACGGACCCTCGCTGCGCTGTTCTGGTCGGCGCTGGCCGCGGGTTTGACCATGGGCCTGTCGCTGATGGCCATGGGCTTGCTCAATGCGAATCTGCCCGAGGGGGGCTACACCAAGATCATCGCCAGCTTCGGCTATTCGGCAGGCTTTCTGGCGGTGATCCTCGCGCGCCAGCAGCTGTTCACCGAGAATACCCTCACGGCGGTGTTACCCGTGATGAGCGAGCCCACGTTACACAACTTCGGCCGACTGGCGCGGCTGTGGAGCGTAGTGCTGGTCGGTAACCTGCTGGGTACCATCCTGGTGGCCTACGTGGTCCTGCACCTGCCACTGTTCGACGCCAAGACCGATGCGAAATTTCTGCAGATCGGCACCCATGTGATGGAGAACGATGTCTCGGCAATGTTCGCCAAGGGCATAGTCTCGGGCTGGATGATCGCCACCATGGTCTGGATGCTGCCGGCAGCGGAGAACGCCAGGATCTGGATCATTGTGCTCATCACCTATCTGATGGCACTGGGCGACTTCACCCATATCGTGGTGGGCAGTGTGGAGGTGGCGTATCTGGTGTTCGCCGGAGAGGCGAGCTGGGGGGACTTCTGGCTGACCTTCGCCGGGCCGACCTTGGCAGGCAATATCGTCGGGGGCAGCCTGATCTTCGCGCTGATCAGCCACGCTCAGGTACGCAGCGAAACCTGA
- a CDS encoding lytic transglycosylase domain-containing protein, which translates to MPPATPKTREIDVLATSFKVSALCLAVFLAGCQSTPQSADQPYQADLEMTPNKMQRPPEWLRKAPAAAATSGDIWDRVRDGYQLQGAGDNGTNPRIERQRLWYASHEAALAQSCSRGAPYLHYIVERLKERNMPLELALLPVVESSFNPNALSRSAASGLWQFIPTTGKYFNLRQTRFYDGRRDITASTNAALDYLTKLHDMFGGDWLLALAAYNAGEGTVSRAIERNQSLGLPTDYWNLSSLPAETQDYVPKLLAVSQIVRNPDAYGLALESIPDEPYFEVVDIKQHLDLARVAELADLDANELYRLNPAYTQRVTMDGPKHLLVPAEKAKRLVATLPNIAPEAVVRWQEYRIRKGDTVRSIAKRNRVSVEQLVALNKLSSSSRLSAGRELMIPRRETGKTTTPLETIAVAEEPVVRTYKVRTGDSLWSIARANEVELGDLKRWNDLGKRGLKVGETLKLHGTGSSTATAVAMPASYTVKTAKAAAKTTKTAKAAPTYYRVKAGDSLYQIAKRYNIGVQALQDWNPRIASALTPGQTLTLFLN; encoded by the coding sequence ATGCCGCCAGCGACGCCGAAAACCCGCGAAATAGACGTGCTGGCCACCTCTTTCAAAGTCTCGGCGCTATGCCTTGCTGTCTTCCTCGCAGGTTGCCAGAGCACCCCGCAGTCGGCGGATCAGCCCTACCAGGCCGATCTGGAAATGACGCCCAACAAGATGCAGCGGCCTCCCGAGTGGTTGCGCAAAGCCCCGGCGGCGGCGGCCACCAGCGGCGATATCTGGGACAGAGTGAGGGACGGCTATCAACTACAGGGCGCGGGCGACAACGGGACCAACCCACGCATCGAACGCCAGCGACTCTGGTACGCGAGCCACGAGGCGGCGCTCGCCCAATCCTGCAGCCGCGGCGCCCCCTATCTGCACTACATCGTCGAGCGCCTCAAAGAGCGCAACATGCCGCTGGAACTGGCCCTGCTCCCGGTGGTGGAAAGCTCCTTCAATCCCAATGCCCTCTCGCGTAGCGCTGCCTCCGGTCTCTGGCAATTCATCCCGACCACGGGCAAGTACTTCAACCTGCGCCAGACCCGCTTCTACGACGGTCGCCGCGACATCACCGCCTCCACCAATGCCGCGCTGGACTATCTGACCAAGCTGCACGACATGTTCGGTGGCGACTGGCTGCTGGCCCTGGCCGCCTACAATGCTGGCGAGGGAACGGTGAGCCGCGCCATCGAGCGCAACCAGTCGCTCGGCCTACCCACCGATTACTGGAATCTGTCCTCACTACCGGCAGAAACCCAGGATTACGTGCCCAAGCTGCTCGCCGTTTCCCAGATCGTACGCAATCCGGACGCCTATGGCCTGGCCCTGGAATCCATTCCGGACGAGCCCTACTTCGAGGTGGTGGACATCAAGCAGCACCTGGACCTGGCGCGGGTCGCAGAGCTGGCCGACCTGGATGCCAACGAACTCTATCGCCTCAATCCCGCCTACACCCAGCGCGTGACCATGGACGGCCCCAAGCATCTGCTGGTGCCGGCGGAAAAGGCCAAGCGTCTGGTCGCGACCCTGCCCAATATCGCCCCCGAAGCCGTGGTGCGCTGGCAGGAATACCGGATACGTAAGGGCGATACCGTGCGCAGCATCGCCAAGCGCAATCGCGTGAGCGTCGAGCAACTCGTAGCACTCAACAAACTCAGTAGCAGCAGCCGCCTGTCCGCTGGCCGGGAATTGATGATTCCGCGTCGCGAGACCGGCAAGACCACCACCCCTCTCGAAACCATCGCCGTGGCCGAAGAGCCCGTGGTACGGACCTACAAGGTGCGGACCGGCGACAGCCTCTGGTCCATCGCCCGCGCCAACGAGGTGGAACTGGGCGATCTCAAGCGCTGGAACGACCTGGGCAAGCGTGGTCTCAAGGTCGGTGAAACCTTGAAGCTGCATGGCACTGGCAGCAGCACTGCCACGGCCGTGGCGATGCCGGCGTCCTATACCGTCAAGACCGCCAAGGCGGCAGCCAAGACGACCAAGACCGCCAAGGCTGCCCCGACCTACTACCGGGTCAAGGCCGGTGATTCGCTGTACCAGATCGCCAAGCGCTACAACATCGGCGTGCAGGCCCTGCAGGATTGGAATCCGCGCATCGCGTCGGCCCTGACGCCTGGTCAGACACTGACGCTGTTCCTCAACTGA
- the pobA gene encoding 4-hydroxybenzoate 3-monooxygenase — protein MHTQVVIIGAGPSGLLLGQLLTRSGIDNVIVERQTADHVLSRIRAGVLEQGTVDLLRQAGVSERLEQEGQVHEGVEFAIHGQRERLDLNDLLGGRCVTVYGQTEVTRDLMAARVASGAPTLYQASEVQLHEVKGQRPSVTCQVAGDALRIDCDYIAGCDGFHGVSRRTIPEGVLTEYERVYPFGWLGLLSDTPPASEELIYVNHPRGFALCSMRSATRSRYYLQVDASDSVENWSDERFWTELKARLPAETAAQLVTGPSLEKSIAPLRSYVVEPMQYGRLFLVGDAAHIVPPTGAKGLNLALGDVRNLHLLLERAYHHGDASCLERYSELCLKRVWAAVRFSWWMTTALHRFPDTDAFTQRVQDAEVRALLDSRAGRTTLAENYVGLPFPDLD, from the coding sequence ATGCATACCCAAGTCGTCATCATCGGCGCTGGCCCATCGGGCCTGCTGCTGGGCCAGCTGCTCACCCGCTCCGGGATCGATAACGTCATCGTCGAGCGCCAGACCGCGGATCATGTCCTCAGCCGCATTCGCGCTGGGGTACTCGAGCAGGGTACGGTCGATCTGCTGCGCCAGGCAGGTGTCAGCGAACGGCTGGAACAGGAGGGCCAGGTGCATGAAGGGGTGGAATTCGCCATCCATGGCCAGCGCGAGCGACTGGACCTCAATGATCTGCTCGGCGGCCGCTGCGTCACCGTCTATGGCCAGACGGAGGTGACCCGTGACCTGATGGCCGCCCGGGTGGCCAGCGGCGCTCCTACCCTCTACCAGGCCAGCGAGGTTCAACTCCACGAGGTCAAGGGTCAACGGCCCTCTGTCACCTGCCAGGTCGCGGGCGACGCCCTGAGGATCGACTGCGACTACATCGCCGGCTGCGACGGCTTCCACGGCGTCTCGCGCCGCACCATTCCAGAAGGTGTCCTCACCGAGTACGAGCGGGTCTACCCCTTCGGCTGGCTGGGGCTGCTGAGCGATACCCCGCCGGCCAGCGAGGAACTCATCTACGTCAATCATCCCCGCGGCTTTGCCCTCTGCAGCATGAGATCCGCAACGCGCAGTCGCTATTATCTGCAGGTGGATGCCAGCGATTCGGTGGAGAACTGGTCGGACGAGCGCTTCTGGACGGAACTCAAGGCACGGCTTCCCGCCGAGACGGCCGCCCAACTGGTGACCGGACCCTCCCTGGAAAAGAGCATCGCCCCGCTCCGCAGCTACGTGGTCGAACCGATGCAGTATGGCCGGCTGTTCCTGGTCGGCGACGCGGCTCATATCGTGCCGCCCACCGGCGCCAAGGGACTCAATCTGGCCCTGGGCGATGTGCGCAATCTGCATCTGCTGCTGGAGCGGGCCTATCACCACGGCGACGCCAGCTGTCTCGAGCGCTACTCCGAACTTTGTCTCAAGCGCGTCTGGGCCGCGGTCCGTTTTTCCTGGTGGATGACCACGGCGCTGCATCGCTTTCCCGATACCGATGCCTTCACCCAGCGGGTGCAGGATGCCGAGGTGCGTGCGCTGCTGGACTCCAGAGCCGGTCGCACTACCCTCGCGGAGAACTACGTCGGCCTGCCCTTTCCGGACTTGGATTGA
- a CDS encoding methyltransferase domain-containing protein yields MHDEFSAQVDPRWLKLMSSAREWLSGPLGQLLLEQERLLIDEELKRHFGSYLVHYGPHPESPANCGQLRHRVRIGPPLGDVDIVCEEGAWPLGEHAADVVLLQHGLDFSLAPHRLLREAALSVRPGGHLVVVGINPWSLWGVRHYLARDALRKARCFGAHRVADWLSVLGFALEKRRFGCYRPPLSSPKWQQRLAWMEQGEAEPNREQAAGAGFYLLSARKLMFGMRPAPQVRREPRGKLLPMPVAKISRRESSESNE; encoded by the coding sequence ATGCACGATGAATTCTCCGCCCAGGTCGATCCGCGCTGGTTGAAACTGATGAGCTCGGCCCGGGAGTGGCTGTCGGGGCCCCTGGGGCAGTTGCTGCTCGAACAGGAGCGGCTGCTGATCGATGAAGAGCTCAAGCGGCATTTCGGCAGCTACCTGGTCCACTATGGCCCTCATCCCGAGTCGCCCGCCAACTGTGGCCAACTCCGGCATCGTGTTCGTATCGGTCCGCCGCTCGGCGATGTCGATATCGTTTGCGAGGAGGGGGCCTGGCCACTGGGCGAACACGCGGCGGATGTCGTGCTGCTGCAGCATGGTCTGGATTTCTCCCTGGCCCCCCATCGACTGCTACGTGAGGCGGCGCTCAGTGTCAGGCCAGGCGGGCATCTGGTGGTGGTCGGGATCAATCCCTGGAGTCTATGGGGGGTGCGTCATTACCTGGCCCGCGATGCGCTGCGCAAGGCGCGCTGTTTCGGTGCTCATCGGGTCGCGGACTGGCTGTCGGTGCTGGGGTTCGCGCTGGAGAAACGGCGCTTCGGGTGTTATCGTCCGCCGCTTTCATCCCCCAAGTGGCAACAGCGTCTGGCCTGGATGGAGCAAGGCGAAGCCGAACCCAACCGCGAACAGGCGGCGGGTGCGGGCTTCTATCTGCTATCGGCGCGCAAGCTGATGTTTGGCATGCGCCCCGCACCCCAGGTGCGCAGGGAACCGCGCGGCAAGCTGCTGCCCATGCCGGTGGCCAAGATCAGCCGGCGCGAATCGAGTGAATCCAATGAGTGA